One window from the genome of Maylandia zebra isolate NMK-2024a linkage group LG18, Mzebra_GT3a, whole genome shotgun sequence encodes:
- the sirt6 gene encoding NAD-dependent protein deacylase sirtuin-6 gives MSVNYAAGLTPYANKGVCGLPEHFDNPEELKAKVETLAQLIKESQYLVVHSGAGISTSAGIPDFRGPKGVWTLEEKGESPHFDTTFEDARPSFTHMALLGLQRAGYLKYLISQNVDGLHVRSGFPRDLLSELHGNMFVEECEKCGRQYVREKVIGVMGLKPTGRYCEVVRSRGLRACRGKLISTILDWEDALPDRDLNKADDASRRADLALTLGTSLQIKPSGDLPLLTKRKGGKLVIVNLQPTKHDKHAHLRIHGYVDDVMKQLMELLGLEIPKWDGPTVCESSTATTETTADVKPPRGVTAKEKVEKNFVKEERKREASQLTDDGSVKEETVSVKRERADLPVEINEEK, from the exons ATGTCTGTGAATTATGCAGCTGGACTCACGCCGTACGCAAACAAAGGTGTCTGCGGACTTCCTGAG CACTTTGATAATCCTGAGGAGCTGAAGGCCAAGGTGGAAACTCTAGCTCAGCTGATTAAAGAATCTCAGTACTTGGTTGTCCACTCGGGAGCTGGGATCAGCACCTCGGCAGGTATCCCCGACTTCAG gGGTCCCAAGGGTGTGTGGACTCTTGAAGAAAAGGGTGAGTCACCTCATTTTGATACTACATTTGAAGATGCTCGCCCAAGCTTCACTCACATGGCTCTCCTGGGACTGCAGAGGGCAGGGTACCTCAAATATCTCATCAGCCAGAATGTGGATGGCCTGCATGTGCGATCAGGCTTCCCCAG GGATTTGTTATCAGAGCTTCATGGGAACATGTTTGTGGAGGAGTGTGAGAAGTGTGGCAG GCAGTACGTCCGAGAAAAGGTGATCGGTGTGATGGGCCTGAAACCGACAGGACGCTACTGTGAGGTGGTACGATCCAGGGGGCTCAGAGCGTGCAG AGGGAAGCTGATCAGCACTATACTTGACTGGGAGGATGCTCTTCCTGACAGAGACCTGAACAAAGCAGATGACGCAAGCAG ACGAGCGGACCTGGCTCTGACTCTGGGCACGTCCCTGCAGATCAAACCCAGTGGAGACCTCCCACTCCTCACCAAGCGCAAGGGTGGCAAACTGGTTATTGTCAACCTGCAGCCGACCAAACAC GACAAGCATGCACACCTGCGTATCCATGGTTATGTGGACGACGTCATGAAACAGCTGATGGAGCTGCTGGGACTGGAAATCCCAAAGTGGGATGGACCAACTGTCTGCGAGAGCTCCACAGCTACCACTGAGACCACCGCCGATGTCAAACCACCGCGTGGAGTTACTGCGAAGGAAAAGGTGGAAAAGAACTTTGTTaaggaggagaggaaaagagaagctTCACAGCTAACGGACGATGGAAGCGTTAAGGAGGAGACAGTTTCAGTAAAGAGGGAGAGAGCGGACCTCCCAGTGGAGATAAATGAAGAGAAATAG
- the LOC101480834 gene encoding ubiquitin-conjugating enzyme E2 R1, translated as MAQPDAPHVASSQKALMLELKSLQEEPVEGFKITLVDEADLYNWEVAIFGPPNTHYEGGYFKARIKFPLDYPYSPPAFRFLTKMWHPNIYENGDVCISILHPPVDDPQSGELPSERWNPTQNVRTILLSVISLLNEPNTFSPANVDASVMYRKWRDSKGKDREYVEIIRKQVLATKAEAERDGVKVPTTLAEYCVRTRAPAPDEGSDLFYDYCYDEDDVEGEDGDCCYDEDDSGNEES; from the exons atGGCGCAACCCGACGCCCCTCATGTAGCCAGTTCACAGAAAGCACTCATGCTGGAACTGAAGAGCCTTCAGGAGGAGCCCGTGGAGGGATTCAAAATAACACTGGTGGACGAGGCTGATTTATACAACTGGGAAGTGGCCATTTTTGGACCACCAAACACTCACTATGAAGGGGGATATTTTAAG GCTCGAATCAAGTTTCCTCTAGACTACCCTTACTCCCCTCCGGCTTTCCGCTTCCTCACCAAGATGTGGCACCCCAACATCTATGAG AATGGAGATGTGTGTATTTCTATACTGCACCCTCCAGTGGACGACCCACAGAGCGGAGAGCTGCCTTCAGAGAGATGGAATCCCACCCAGAACGTCCG GACCATTCTGCTGAGTGTGATCTCACTGCTGAATGAACCCAACACCTTTTCTCCTGCCAATGTGGACGCGTCTGTCATGTACCGCAAATGGAGAGACAGCAAAGGCAAAGACCGGGAGTATGTGGAGATCATCAG AAAACAAGTGTTGGCTACCAAGGCTGAAGCTGAGCGCGATGGCGTGAAAGTGCCCACTACGCTGGCGGAGTACTGCGTCCGCACACGCGCCCCAGCCCCCGACGAAGGCTCCGACCTCTTCTATGACTATTGCTACGACGAAGACGACGTGGAAGGCGAGGATGGCGACTGTTGCTATGACGAAGACGACTCAGGCAATGAGGAGTCCTGA